One Paenibacillus sp. SYP-B4298 genomic window, GGGTAGGGATGTCGCCGGTGAATACCTCGGCAGCATCATGGAACAGCGCCATCGTCGCGGCGCGTTCGCTGCTTAGCTGCCGTCCGAACAGCCGATTGCCGATCTCGCACAGCATATGGACGAGCAGCGCAACGTGGTAGGAATGCTCGGCGACCGTTTCCTTGGTCGTATTGCGCATCAGGCTCCATCGTTTGATATAGCGGAGGCGATACAGGTAGGCGAAGAAATGACTATCCATGGATGGTGTATGCTCGTCATGCTCAGTGTAGCTATTCATAGCTTGGCAGACTCCTTGCTAGCTGCATGTGGGCCTGGAATTATGCGAGCCCTCCATGCGCTTTTAATGATTTATGAAACACTCTTAACTATGCTATTATAATATTATAGCTGAAAAGCGACCAGAGAGGAGCAATCAGGACGACATGAATCGTTTTCAAGACAGTGTCTATCAATTAATCGTAGAAACCTCAACCAACCTGCCGGGCGATGTTCGCCAGGCGATCAAGGCCGCACAGGAGGCGGAGGACAGCGCGACGCGCGCAGGTCTGTCTCTGTTGACGATTGCGACCAATATCGAGATGGCGGAGTGCAACGTCTCGCCGATCTGTCAGGATACAGGGATGCCGACCTTTGTCGTGCATACTCCAGTAGGCGCTAATCAATTGATTATGAAGGAGCAGATTCGTCAGGCGATCGCTCAGGCAACCAAGGACGGCAAGCTGCGGACGAACTCGGTGGATTCGCTGACCGGCGGCAACACTGGCGATAATCTGGGGCCAGGCACACCGGTCATCCATTTTGAGCAATGGGACAAGGACGATATTGATGTGCGGCTTATTCTGAAGGGCGGCGGCTGCGAGAACAAGAATATCCAGTACAGCCTGCCCACTGAGCTGGAGGGGCTCGGCAAGGCTGGACGCGATCTGGATGGCATCCGCAAATGCGTCATGCACGCTGTCTACCAGGCGCAGGGTCAGGGCTGCAGCGCCGGCTTCATCGGCGTCGGCATCGGCGGCGACCGCACGACAGGCTACGAGCTGGCGAAGCAGCAGCTATTCCGTCGGGTGGATGATACGAATGAGATCGACGAGCTGCGCCAACTGGAGGAGTATGTAATGGAGCACGCCAATCAGCTCGGCATTGGAACGATGGGCTTCGGCGGTCAGGTGACGCTGCTCGGCTGCAAGGTCGGTGTCATGAACCGTCTGCCGGCTAGCTTCTTCGTCTCCGTGGCCTATAATTGCTGGGCATATCGCCGCCAAGGTGTGCTGCTGAGCGCAGAGACCGGAGAGATCAAGGAGTGGCTATATCCAGAGGGCGATACGGTGTCGATGAAGTCGCAAGCCATCAGCGAAGCCGAGCAAGCCGCTTCTGAGGGAGCTGCGCAGCGACGCGAGGTCGTGCTGCAGACACCGATTACCGAAGAGCAGGTACGCGAGCTGCGCGTGGGCGATATTGTTATCATCAATGGCGAGATGCACACGGGCCGTGATGCGCTGCACAAGCATCTGATGGATCATGATTCGCCGATTGATCTGAATGGCTCGGTCATCTACCATTGTGGACCAGTTATGATGAAGGATGGCGATAACTGGGTCGTGAAGGCCGCCGGGCCGACCACGAGCATCCGCGAGGAGCCGTATCAGGGCGACATTATGAAGAAATTCGGCATCCGCGCCGTCATCGGCAAGGGCGGGATGGGAGCGAAGACGCTGGCGGCGCTTCAGGAGCATGGCGCCGTCTATCTGAATGCGATCGGTGGAGCGGCTCAGTATTATGCCGAATGCTTCAAGCGTGTTAATGGCGTAGATTTCCTGGAATTCGGCATTCCTGAAGCGATGTGGCATTTGCAGACCGAGGGCTTTGCAGCAATCGTGACCATGGATGCTCATGGCAACAGTCTTCATGCAGAGGTTGAGCAGGATTCTCTGGCGAAGCTGTCTCGCTTCAAGGAGCCGGTATTCAAGTAAAGAGAGGGATGACTTACGCGAGCATTTGGACTGGCCTTTAGTCGTTATTTTGAACAATGGATGTTTCTTATTATCCCGGGATCTTTGGTTCTCGGGTTTCTTTTTGCGGAGCCGCTGACGCCCTTTGTTCCGCTCGTCCCTTACTTGTTCGCATTCGTCACGCTGACGATGGCGATCGGCTGCGGGCTGGGTGAGATTCGGCTGGCAATCGCAAGGCCGCTGCCTGTAGTGTGGACGATCGTGATCGCTCATGTGCTGTTGCCGCTGCTGGCCTATGGCATCGGGGCGGTCACCTTCGGCGGGCAATCTCCCTATACGATCGGCCTGGTGCTGTTCACGCTCATTCCCTTCGGGGTCTCCTCCGTCATCTGGGTTGGCCTGTCAGGGGGCAGCGTGGCGCTCATGCTCTGCCTGGTCGTGCTGGATTCGGCGATTAGCCCGGCGCTGGTTCCGGTCGGCATTCATCTGATCTTTGGTCAAGGCATCGAAGTGGATACGTCCAGCATTATGATGGATCTGCTGCTCATCGTTGTGCTGCCGACCGTCGTCGGCGTAGCGCTTCATGAGCTGACTCGCGGCCGGGTGCAGCCAGTGGTGAAGCCGTATGCAGCACCGCTATCGAAGCTGTGCTTCGTCGGTGTGGTGCTGCTTAATGCGGTCGCCGTCGCTCCGTCTGTGCAGCAGCTCAGCGGCGATATGCTCAAGCTCGTTCCGATTGTAATGCTGATCGTGGCGATGTGCTACCTGGCAGGCTTCATTGGAACGCGGTTCTTTGGCAGCCGTGAGCTGACAGTGACTGCAGCGTATGCGACCGGCATGCGTAACATTTCGCTGGGCGTGGTGCTGGCTATGGGCTACTTCAGCCCGCTGACGACCGTACCCGTCATGCTGGCGATATTGATTCAACAGCCGGGGGCGACGTTGGTACATTATATCATTGGAGTAAGGGATAAACTAACAGCCAGGCAGAAGTTGCCCGCCGCAGGAAAGGATGCATCCTCTTGAATAGCTTCCGCTTTCGCTTGACCTTGATGATGGTGCTGCTGATTGGGCTGTCAGTATTGGCAGCAGGCTTATTCATTGGAAAAACCTATAAGGATAATTATCTGGATGATCTGGAAAAAAGCATGATTCGTGAAATGAAGGTTGTACTGGCGACGACGGAGTGGCTGGAGGCGCCGCTGGAGCAGCAATACAGCTACTTCACGGCGGAGGCGAAGCGCTTCAAGAGTGTGACTGGAGAGCGGATCACCTTCATTCTGGGCGACGGCACTGTCGTCGGCGACTCGGATCATGATGCTCGCTCGATGGAGAATCATAAGGATCGGCTGGAGATCAGCACGGCTCGCCAGCAGGGCGAGGGTCGCGATATTCGGACGAGTGAGACCACGAAGAATAATTTTTTATATGTGGCTATCCCGATCCGCCCTGACCAAGCGAACTCGCCCATGGTGCGCCTTGCACTTAGCCTGAGCGAGGTGGAGGCGAGCATCAGCAGGATGTGGATGGTGCTGCTGCTTGGCTTGCTGCTGCTCTTCGTCCTGGCGGCGCTGCTCTGTTACCGGATTGCGAAGGGACTGACTCAGCCGCTGGAGCAAATATCCGGCGTGGCGAAGCGTATCAAGAATCAGGACTACGAGGCTCGTGTGAGCGGACCGCACAAAGGTGAAATCGGAGAGCTCGGTCAATCGATTAACGCGATGGCCGACAGCCTGCAGGAGCAGATGCGGCAGATTCGGCAAAATGAGACCCAACTGGAGAGCGTCCTTGAAAATATGATTAATGGCATCGTCATGATTGACCGCAGCGGCAAGGTGGTGCTGATGAATCAGCGAGCCGAAGAGGTGCTGGGCATCTCGGCCAAGGATTTTGTCGGCAGTCACTATAACGAGGCCAAGCAGCAATATGAACTCGCGCGCATGATTCAGGAGGGGCTGGAGCTGCGCCAGCATCTGAAGGAGGAGCTGACCTTCTACTTCCCGATTGAGCGGCTACTGGAGCTGCATCTCGTCCCGGTGTTTCATGCAGGAGGAGAGTTCGGCGGCGCGCTGCTCGTCGTGCAGGACGTATCAGCGATCCGACGGCTGGAGCGGATGCGCAGTGAATTTGTCGCGAATGTCTCCCATGAGCTGAAGACGCCGATTGCGGCTGTCAAGGGGTTTGCCGAGACGCTGCTCGGCGGGGCGGTCGACGACCCGGAGATTTCCCGTTCCTTCTTGCAGATTATATTTGACGAGAGCGAGCGCCTGAATCGGCTGATCGGTGACATTCTGGAGCTATCGAAGGTGGAGTCGCGGCGTATTCCGCTGCAATTCTCGCCGATCGAGATGTCCAGCTTCGTTGCCAAAGCGGTCGAGGTCATCTCGGCTGAGGCGGCCAAGAAGCGGATTGTGCTGGAGATGAAGGTGGAGGAAGGCATCTATGTCGAGGCGGACGAGGATCGGCTGCTGCAAATTTTGATGAATCTGCTGTCCAACGGCATTAATTATACGCCAGAGGGCGGGAAGGTGTCTGTAGCGGTCGAGCCGATGTACAAAAAGCAGGCGGGGCGCAAGACCGGGGAGCAGGATTATGACCATATTCGGATTCGTATTACCGATACAGGCATCGGCATTCCGAAGAAGGATCTGCCGCGCATCTTCGAGCGGTTCTACCGGGTGGACAAGGCGCGATCGCGCAGCTCGGGCGGAACAGGACTTGGCCTCTCGATCGTCAAGCATCTGGTGGAGCTGCATAAGGGAAGCATAACCGTTGACAGTGTGGTAGGAGTCGGCTCGACATTCTCGATCGAGCTTCCGGTACTGCATTAACTGCATAAGTTCAAATGGCACTTTACATTGTGTTTACATTGTTTTAATCTATTTTTTATAAAGACATTGTAAACTGAGTGTAAGACGGATGTTCTCACAAGGCGGCGCATGCTTCATCGAAGGAGCGCCGCCTCACTGCTTGCCTCCCGCCGTACAAGCCTGCGGCTGGATGTGCAAGCCGTGCGAATCTGTGAAGTCGCAAACTGGAGGTAGAGCATGTCGCAAAAGGTGCTAGTCATAGAAGATGAGCCGACACTGGCTCGGTTGCTATCGTATAATCTGATGCAGGAGGGCTATGAGACGACGGTGGTCGATCATGGCGCAGAGGGCTTGCAGGTTGCGCTGCAAGGCAGCTTCGAATTGATTATCCTGGATATCATGCTGCCCGGCATGAATGGGTTCGAGGTGCTGACGAAGCTGCGTCAGAACCGGATTGCGACACCTGTCATTATATTGACGGCACGCAATGCGGAGGAGGAAGTTGTGCAAGGGCTCAAGCATGGTGCGGATGATTACATTACGAAGCCGTTCGGCGTAGCCGAGCTGTTGGCGCGTGTATCCGCGGTGCTGCGCCGTTCGCAGAACGAGGAAGTGCGAAGCAAGGAGCAGACCGAGAAGGTCATTACGGCCGGTGTGCTCTCCATCTACCCCGAAAAGTATGAGGTCGTGCTTGACGGCGAGGTCGTGCCGCTGCGTCCGAAGGAATTCGAGGTGCTGCTGTATCTTGTACAGCGTCCAGGCATGGTCATCACTCGCGATGATCTGATGAATGTGGTCTGGGGCTTCGATTATATCGGCGGCCAGCGCACGGTGGATGTGCATGTCAGCTCACTGCGCAAGAAGCTGGAGTTAGGCCAGCAGTCGGTACAGATCGAGTCGATTCGTG contains:
- a CDS encoding fumarate hydratase, with the translated sequence MNRFQDSVYQLIVETSTNLPGDVRQAIKAAQEAEDSATRAGLSLLTIATNIEMAECNVSPICQDTGMPTFVVHTPVGANQLIMKEQIRQAIAQATKDGKLRTNSVDSLTGGNTGDNLGPGTPVIHFEQWDKDDIDVRLILKGGGCENKNIQYSLPTELEGLGKAGRDLDGIRKCVMHAVYQAQGQGCSAGFIGVGIGGDRTTGYELAKQQLFRRVDDTNEIDELRQLEEYVMEHANQLGIGTMGFGGQVTLLGCKVGVMNRLPASFFVSVAYNCWAYRRQGVLLSAETGEIKEWLYPEGDTVSMKSQAISEAEQAASEGAAQRREVVLQTPITEEQVRELRVGDIVIINGEMHTGRDALHKHLMDHDSPIDLNGSVIYHCGPVMMKDGDNWVVKAAGPTTSIREEPYQGDIMKKFGIRAVIGKGGMGAKTLAALQEHGAVYLNAIGGAAQYYAECFKRVNGVDFLEFGIPEAMWHLQTEGFAAIVTMDAHGNSLHAEVEQDSLAKLSRFKEPVFK
- a CDS encoding bile acid:sodium symporter family protein; this translates as MVLGFLFAEPLTPFVPLVPYLFAFVTLTMAIGCGLGEIRLAIARPLPVVWTIVIAHVLLPLLAYGIGAVTFGGQSPYTIGLVLFTLIPFGVSSVIWVGLSGGSVALMLCLVVLDSAISPALVPVGIHLIFGQGIEVDTSSIMMDLLLIVVLPTVVGVALHELTRGRVQPVVKPYAAPLSKLCFVGVVLLNAVAVAPSVQQLSGDMLKLVPIVMLIVAMCYLAGFIGTRFFGSRELTVTAAYATGMRNISLGVVLAMGYFSPLTTVPVMLAILIQQPGATLVHYIIGVRDKLTARQKLPAAGKDASS
- the pnpS gene encoding two-component system histidine kinase PnpS; translated protein: MNSFRFRLTLMMVLLIGLSVLAAGLFIGKTYKDNYLDDLEKSMIREMKVVLATTEWLEAPLEQQYSYFTAEAKRFKSVTGERITFILGDGTVVGDSDHDARSMENHKDRLEISTARQQGEGRDIRTSETTKNNFLYVAIPIRPDQANSPMVRLALSLSEVEASISRMWMVLLLGLLLLFVLAALLCYRIAKGLTQPLEQISGVAKRIKNQDYEARVSGPHKGEIGELGQSINAMADSLQEQMRQIRQNETQLESVLENMINGIVMIDRSGKVVLMNQRAEEVLGISAKDFVGSHYNEAKQQYELARMIQEGLELRQHLKEELTFYFPIERLLELHLVPVFHAGGEFGGALLVVQDVSAIRRLERMRSEFVANVSHELKTPIAAVKGFAETLLGGAVDDPEISRSFLQIIFDESERLNRLIGDILELSKVESRRIPLQFSPIEMSSFVAKAVEVISAEAAKKRIVLEMKVEEGIYVEADEDRLLQILMNLLSNGINYTPEGGKVSVAVEPMYKKQAGRKTGEQDYDHIRIRITDTGIGIPKKDLPRIFERFYRVDKARSRSSGGTGLGLSIVKHLVELHKGSITVDSVVGVGSTFSIELPVLH
- a CDS encoding response regulator transcription factor produces the protein MSQKVLVIEDEPTLARLLSYNLMQEGYETTVVDHGAEGLQVALQGSFELIILDIMLPGMNGFEVLTKLRQNRIATPVIILTARNAEEEVVQGLKHGADDYITKPFGVAELLARVSAVLRRSQNEEVRSKEQTEKVITAGVLSIYPEKYEVVLDGEVVPLRPKEFEVLLYLVQRPGMVITRDDLMNVVWGFDYIGGQRTVDVHVSSLRKKLELGQQSVQIESIRGVGYKLVMPKKLVTPM